The following proteins are encoded in a genomic region of Vogesella indigofera:
- the rplB gene encoding 50S ribosomal protein L2, whose translation MALVKVKPTSAGRRAVVKVVNPDLYKGRPHAALVEKKNSTGGRNNNGHITTRHMGGGHKKQYRIIDFRRNKDAVPAKVERIEYDPNRTANIALLCYADGERRYIIAPRGVKVGAELMSGSEAPIKAGNALPIRNIPVGTTIHCIELQPGKGAQIARSAGCSAMLLAREGIYAQLRLRSGEIRRVHVDCRATVGEVGNEEHSLRKIGKAGANRWRGIRPTVRGTAMNPVDHPHGGGEGRTGEGRVPVSPWGTPTKGFRTRRNKRTDNMIVRRRFSNKG comes from the coding sequence ATGGCTCTGGTAAAAGTAAAACCGACGTCTGCTGGTCGCCGTGCTGTTGTCAAGGTGGTAAACCCTGACCTGTACAAAGGCCGCCCGCACGCCGCACTGGTTGAGAAGAAAAACTCGACCGGTGGCCGTAACAACAACGGCCACATCACTACCCGTCACATGGGTGGTGGTCACAAGAAACAGTATCGCATCATCGATTTCCGTCGTAACAAAGACGCGGTTCCGGCCAAGGTTGAGCGTATCGAATACGATCCAAACCGTACTGCCAACATCGCGCTGTTGTGCTATGCGGATGGTGAGCGTCGCTACATCATTGCCCCGCGTGGCGTAAAGGTTGGTGCTGAGCTGATGTCCGGTTCCGAAGCACCGATCAAGGCTGGTAATGCCTTGCCAATCCGTAACATCCCGGTTGGTACCACCATCCACTGCATCGAGCTGCAACCAGGCAAGGGCGCGCAAATTGCCCGTTCCGCCGGCTGCTCCGCCATGCTGCTGGCTCGTGAAGGCATCTACGCTCAGCTGCGTCTGCGCTCTGGCGAGATCCGTCGTGTACACGTTGACTGCCGCGCCACTGTTGGTGAAGTGGGCAACGAAGAACATAGCCTGCGCAAGATTGGTAAGGCCGGTGCAAACCGTTGGCGCGGTATCCGCCCAACCGTTCGCGGTACTGCCATGAACCCGGTTGACCACCCACACGGTGGTGGTGAAGGCCGTACAGGTGAAGGTCGTGTTCCTGTTAGTCCGTGGGGTACCCCGACTAAGGGCTTCCGTACACGTCGTAACAAGCGCACTGACAACATGATTGTACGTCGTCGCTTCTCGAATAAAGGGTAA
- the rplC gene encoding 50S ribosomal protein L3, translating to MTLGLVGRKVGMTRIFAEDGATIPVTVLDMSANRVSQVKTAETDGYTAVQVAAGVRKANRVTKAQAGHFAKAGVDAARVMREFPLSAEALASLNVGDAISVEIFQVGQLVDITGTSKGKGFSGAIKRHNFSSNRASHGNSVSHNSAGSIGQAQDPGRVFPGKRMAGQYGNVKSTIQCLEVVRVDVERQLLLVKGAVPGAKNGDVVVRPSVKAGA from the coding sequence ATGACTTTAGGTCTGGTCGGTCGCAAAGTCGGCATGACCCGCATTTTTGCTGAAGATGGCGCAACCATCCCGGTAACTGTGCTGGATATGTCCGCAAACCGCGTATCGCAAGTAAAGACTGCTGAAACTGATGGCTACACTGCCGTTCAGGTTGCAGCAGGTGTTCGCAAGGCAAATCGTGTAACCAAGGCTCAGGCCGGTCACTTTGCCAAAGCTGGCGTTGATGCCGCTCGCGTAATGCGCGAGTTCCCTCTGTCCGCAGAGGCTCTGGCATCGTTGAACGTTGGTGATGCCATCTCCGTCGAGATTTTCCAGGTTGGCCAATTGGTCGATATTACTGGTACCTCGAAGGGTAAAGGCTTCTCCGGCGCCATCAAGCGTCACAACTTCAGTTCCAACCGCGCTTCGCACGGTAACTCTGTTTCTCACAACTCCGCCGGTTCCATCGGTCAGGCGCAAGATCCGGGTCGCGTTTTCCCGGGTAAGCGTATGGCTGGTCAGTACGGTAACGTAAAGAGCACTATCCAGTGCCTTGAAGTTGTCCGTGTTGATGTGGAGCGTCAACTGCTTCTGGTGAAGGGTGCTGTACCTGGTGCCAAGAACGGTGATGTAGTGGTGCGTCCTAGCGTGAAGGCAGGTGCATGA
- the rpsJ gene encoding 30S ribosomal protein S10 yields MQSQKIRIRLKAFDYNLIDRSAQEIVETAKRTGAVVKGPVPLPTKIERFNILRSPHVNKSSRDQLEIRTHLRLMDIVDPTDKTVDALMKLDLPAGVDVEIKLQ; encoded by the coding sequence ATGCAAAGCCAAAAAATCCGTATCCGCCTGAAAGCTTTCGATTACAACCTGATCGACCGCTCCGCACAGGAAATCGTTGAAACCGCCAAGCGCACTGGTGCCGTTGTTAAGGGCCCGGTTCCGCTGCCGACCAAAATCGAGCGTTTCAACATCCTGCGTTCCCCGCACGTTAACAAGTCGTCCCGCGATCAGCTGGAAATCCGTACGCACCTGCGTCTGATGGACATCGTTGATCCGACCGACAAGACTGTTGATGCGCTGATGAAGCTGGACCTGCCAGCCGGTGTGGATGTAGAAATCAAGCTACAGTAA
- the rplD gene encoding 50S ribosomal protein L4 produces MELKVINAQGQQVEALQASEALFARDYNEALVHQVVTAFLANARSGNRAQLTRAEVKHSTKKPFRQKGTGRARAGMTSSPLWRGGGRAFPNSPDENFTHKVNRKQYRAGMATILSQLVRDERLIVVDSLTVETPKTKEFAAKVKSLGLDRALFITGELDENLYLSSRNLPNVLVIEAQQADPFSLVRFKKVVITRDAIKQLEEQWA; encoded by the coding sequence ATGGAATTGAAAGTGATCAACGCCCAGGGTCAGCAAGTCGAAGCCCTGCAAGCCTCTGAAGCACTCTTCGCCCGTGACTACAACGAAGCGCTGGTGCATCAGGTAGTAACTGCATTCTTGGCAAATGCGCGCAGTGGTAACCGTGCGCAGTTGACTCGTGCTGAAGTGAAACACTCCACCAAGAAGCCATTCCGTCAAAAGGGCACCGGTCGTGCTCGTGCCGGTATGACTTCCTCGCCTCTGTGGCGTGGTGGTGGTCGTGCGTTCCCGAATTCGCCTGACGAAAACTTCACGCACAAGGTTAACCGTAAGCAATACCGTGCCGGTATGGCTACGATCCTGTCGCAGCTGGTACGTGACGAGCGTTTGATCGTCGTGGACAGCCTGACAGTTGAAACGCCAAAGACAAAGGAATTTGCCGCCAAGGTGAAATCCCTGGGTCTGGATCGTGCTCTGTTCATCACTGGCGAGCTCGACGAGAACCTGTATCTGTCTTCCCGCAACTTGCCAAACGTCCTGGTGATTGAAGCTCAGCAAGCTGATCCGTTCAGCCTTGTTCGTTTCAAGAAGGTTGTTATCACCCGTGATGCCATCAAGCAACTCGAGGAGCAATGGGCATGA
- the rplW gene encoding 50S ribosomal protein L23 → MNQERLLQVILAPVVSEKSTMVAEKNQQVVFRVVANATKPEIKAAVELLFNVKVDGVSTLNVKGKSKRFGRFVGKRKDWKKAYVSLAQGQEIDLTATPVAAE, encoded by the coding sequence ATGAATCAGGAACGTTTGCTGCAAGTAATTTTGGCGCCGGTAGTTTCTGAAAAGAGCACCATGGTTGCCGAGAAAAACCAGCAGGTGGTATTCCGCGTGGTTGCCAACGCAACCAAGCCTGAAATCAAGGCTGCCGTTGAACTGCTGTTCAACGTCAAGGTTGATGGCGTTTCCACGCTGAATGTTAAGGGCAAGTCCAAGCGTTTTGGCCGTTTCGTCGGCAAGCGCAAGGACTGGAAAAAGGCTTACGTGAGCCTTGCCCAAGGTCAAGAAATCGACCTGACCGCTACCCCTGTTGCTGCGGAATAA
- the rpsS gene encoding 30S ribosomal protein S19 has translation MARSLKKGPFVDLHLLKKVDAVRATSDKRPIKTWSRRSTILPDFIGLTIAVHNGRTHVPVYVSENMVGHKLGEFSLTRTFKGHAADKKAKKK, from the coding sequence ATGGCACGTTCGCTTAAAAAAGGCCCGTTCGTTGACCTGCACCTGCTGAAAAAAGTAGATGCGGTACGTGCAACGAGCGACAAGCGTCCAATCAAGACTTGGTCGCGCCGTTCGACGATTTTGCCTGACTTCATCGGTCTGACCATTGCGGTTCACAACGGTCGTACGCACGTTCCGGTGTATGTTTCCGAAAACATGGTTGGCCACAAGCTCGGTGAATTCTCGCTGACTCGTACCTTCAAAGGCCACGCGGCTGACAAGAAGGCCAAGAAGAAATAA